A window of Lysobacter sp. TY2-98 genomic DNA:
TCTAGGGCCCGCATCAGACCTTCGCGCGGCGGATAAGGCTCGCTCTCGAGGCCGAGGCGTCCGCGCTTATCCGCTTCGCACGCGAGCGCAAGCTGTTCGATGCGCGCAGGCTGACGAAAACCGTCGCAGCGCTGCAGCAGGTCGTGCACCGTCGTCGCGCGCAGGTCGTCGAAGCGGTGCACGTTGAGGTGTTCGCGGCAGACCATCGTGGCCAGCTGACGGTGCGCGGTCGGGACCTTGAGTCGATCGCAGAGCGCGCGCAGCGGGGCGAGGCCGGCATGTTCGTGGCCGATGTGCTTGGGCAGCACGTCGTCGGGCGTCAGTGCCTTGCCGAGGTCGTGCGTCAGCGCAGCGAAGCCGATGACGTCGTCGCCCGGCGCGAGTGTCGCGGCCATGTCGCAGACCATTTCGACGTGCACGCCGGCGTCGACTTCGGGGTGGTACTCGGCGCGCTGCGGTACGCCGTAGAGCGCTTCGACTTCCGGCAGGATCGCCGCGAGCGCGTTGGCATCGTGCAGCGTGCGCAGGAATGCGGACGGTCTGGCGCTGGCGACCGAGCGACGCAGTTCCTGCCAGACGCGTTCGGGGGTGAGGTCGGCGAGTTCGCCGGACTCCGCCATCTGCCGCATTAACGCCATCGTTTCGGGCGCGACGGTGAAGCCGAGCGGCGCGAGGCGCGCCATGAAACGTGCCGCACGCAACACGCGCAGCGGGTCCTCGACGAACGCGGGGCCCACGTGGCGCAGCACGCGCGCGTTCAGATCATCGACACCGCGCAACGGATCGACGATGTCACCGAGCGAACCGTCCTCGCGCACTTCGCGTGCGATCGCGTTGATCGTGAAATCGCGACGCTCGAGATCCTGCTCCAGTGTCACCGACGGATCGGCGTCGACCACGAAGCCGCGGTAACCGCGGCCGCTCTTGCGTTCGGTGCGCGCGAGTGCGTACTCCTCGCCGGACTGCGGATGCAGGAACACCGGGAAATCGCGGCCCACCGGCCTGTAGCCGGCGTCGAGCATCTGCTGTGGCGTGGCGCCGACGACGACGAAGTCGCGATCGCCGGGCTCGGCGCCCAGCAGCGGATCGCGCACGGCGCCGCCGACGAGGTAGACCTTCATGCTCAGCGCGTGGCCTGCGCGAGGATGGCGATGATGTCGCGTGCGCCCGGGCCGCGGCCGAGCGCGCGCGTGATCGGTTCGGCCTGGCTCGACACCCAGATGCGCAGGTCACTGTCGAGATCGAAGTGGCCGGCGGTCTCGACCGAATACATCACGATCGCGCGATACGGAATGCTGAGGTAGCTCGTCTTCTTGCCGGTGACGCCCTGCTTGTCGACGATGATCATGCGGCGATCGGTGAACACGATCAGGTCGCGCACGAAACCGAAGGCGCGCTGCAGCGCCTCACCGGGGGCGAGCAGCGGACCGAATTCGTCGTGCAGGTCGGCGATGTCCTTCTCGCCGGCGTGGCCCATCAACGTGTCGAGCAGTCCCATGGCAGTCGCTCCGTGTCCGAAGGCGACAAGGATGCCTCAGCTGCGACGCGATTTCGGCGGCATCGGCTGCGGCGTCGCCGGCGTGGTCGCGAGCGGGCAGGAGAACGACGTGCGCTGTCCGCCGAAGTTGCCGCGCAGGCGATCACTCACGCGCAGCGCCCCGCCGGTCATGCGCCAGTCGTAGAGCACGCTGAAGGCGAGCACGCGGGCGACGTAGTCGCGCGTTTCCTTGTAGGTGATCGTCTCGATCCAGAAATCCGGATCCATGCCGGGCCGCTGCGACTTCCAGCGGGCGAGCGGTGCGGGGCCCGCGTTGTAGCCGGCGAGCGTGTAGTACGGACGACCCTCGCCGTAACCGTCGAGCAGCTGGCGCAGGTAGGCGGTACCGAGAATGATGCTGGTGTCCGGATCGTAGAGGCTGGACTCGCCCGTCCACGGCACGCCGATGCGCGCGGCGGTCGCGGCGCCCGTCGACGGAATCAGCTGCATCAGGCCGATCGCGTTCGCGCCGGAGCGCGCCTTCGGATTGAACACGCTTTCGGCGCGGATCTCCGCCGCCACCCACGCCGCGTCGAGGCCGTTCTTCTGCGCTTCGCGACGGATCGTCGCTTCGTGGTGAATCGGAAAGCGCAACGTGTAGAGGCGCAGCTCTTCCGGATTCTCCTTGCCCAGCGAGAACACCGCGCGATCGAACCAGCCGTGCTGCTGCGCGAGTTCGATCGCGGTGATGCGACGCGTGGCGTCGAAGCGCGTGAGCGCGTCATTCCATTCCGCCGTCGCCCAGCCCGCGCGGTCGATGTCCCACAGCGCGAGCGATCGCTGCAGCGCGGGATCGGCGGCGACGGACGCGCGCACGCTCGGTGAGTCGCCGGGAATCCACGGGCACAACGTATAGGCCTGGCCGAGACGGTCGGCGGCGAGGAAGCCGTGGAATTCCGGCTTCGACGCGGCGGCGCGATACAGTCGTTGTGCGCCGTCGCGATCGCCCTGCAGTTCGGACAGTCGGGCTTCGAAGTACTGCCAGCGCGAGTCGTCGCGCTGTGGCGATGGCATCGTGCGGATCGCGGCGAGCGCGCCGGCCCAGTCCGAACGCGCCATCGCCTCGCGCGCACGCCATTCGCGTAGACGGTCGTCGTATGCGGAGGCCGGCACCGCAGCGAGGCGCTGCGCGGATTCGGGTTCGTACGACGAGGCCGTCCACAGCGCGGCCTGGTACAGCACGCGACCCCGCTCGACGTCGGTAAAGCCCAATGCCGGGCCGAACTTGTCGAGCTGCGCCTGTGCATCGCGCGGCACCGACTTCGCGTAGCGGGCAAGTCCATACGAGGCGATGCGGCGGCTGCGGTCGGTCTTGGGCCAGCTCAGCGCACGATCGTTGAGAGCTTCGACGAACGACGCGTAGTCGTTGCCGAGTGCGGCTTCGTCGGCCGGCAACCCGCGCGCGGCCGTGCGCATCACCGCGGGTTGCCAGGCTTCCGCGGCCTTTTCGAGGCGCTCCCAGCGCAGGGCGGGCGTGAGGCCGCCGCGTGCATCGAGGGCGGCGAACACCGGGTCGCATTGCGATGGCAACGACTCCGATGCTTCGCGCCAGATGGTCTGCGCCTGTTGCGTCCACTGCGCGTCGGTGCGACCGAGTGCGGCCTTCGCCTGCAGGCCGCTGCAACGCAGGCCCACGTCCTTGAGCGTGGGCTTCCACGCCGCATCGACCGCGGCCCAGTCCTGACGCCGCGTGGCTTCGGCAATCCACTGCGCGCGGAATGCCTCACCGACCGCTTGCCCGCCGTAGCGCTGCAGGAAGCTGTCGGCGCGTGCGCGGTCGAGCGATGCAAGGTCACGTCGCAACGCCGCGTATTCGATCCAGCCGTACAGCGGATGCCGTGCGAGATCGGCGTACGCCGCTGCGTCGAAGGTGCCGGCCTCCGCCGCCGCGAGCGCCTCGCGCACGCGCGCGAGCTGCGGATCGGGACGCGCCGCGGAGGCAACCGCTGCGGTGGGTGCGATCGGCGTCGCCGGCCCGGCCGCCTTCGCATCGGGCGGCGGCATCTGCGCACACGCGGGCAGCGCGGCGGCGAATGCGAGGACGAGAAGCGACGACAGCGGCAGGGGACGGAGACGGCGCATGGGCCCGACTATAGCGACGCTGTCTGAATCGTCCGTACGCACCGGCTTCACGACACACAACTGGCGATGCGTCGCCCGCTTCGGCACGCTGCGCGCTTTGCATACGGAGTACGCGATGCCGCTGGAGTGGCTGCTGTTCCTTGCGCTGGGCGTCGTCGCCGGCGTGCTTGCGGGATTGCTCGGCGTCGGTGGCGGGCTGGTATTGGTCGCTTCGCTGGCATGGCTGTTGCCGCAACTCGGCATCCCCGAACAGTTCGCGATGCAGGCGGCGCTCGCGAGTTCGCTGGCGAGCATCGTGCTGACCGCTGCGGCGTCGGCCCGTGCGCACGCGCGGCGCGGTGCGGTGCTGTGGCCGACGGCGGCGTGGATGGTGCCGGGGTTGTTGCTCGGCGGCGCACTGGGCAGCGGCATCGCCGTGCAGATCCCGGGCGACGTGCTGCGCGCCGGCGTGGCGGTGTACTGCCTGCTGGCCGCGGCGCAACTGACGTTCGCGAAGTCGCGTGCCGTGGCCTCCGATGTCGTGCCGCGCGGGCCGTTGATGACGGTCGCCGGTGCCGTGATCGGAATGGTTTCGGCGCTGGTCGGCATCGGCGGCGGAAGCATGACGGTGCCGCTGCTGGTCG
This region includes:
- a CDS encoding multifunctional CCA addition/repair protein, which produces MKVYLVGGAVRDPLLGAEPGDRDFVVVGATPQQMLDAGYRPVGRDFPVFLHPQSGEEYALARTERKSGRGYRGFVVDADPSVTLEQDLERRDFTINAIAREVREDGSLGDIVDPLRGVDDLNARVLRHVGPAFVEDPLRVLRAARFMARLAPLGFTVAPETMALMRQMAESGELADLTPERVWQELRRSVASARPSAFLRTLHDANALAAILPEVEALYGVPQRAEYHPEVDAGVHVEMVCDMAATLAPGDDVIGFAALTHDLGKALTPDDVLPKHIGHEHAGLAPLRALCDRLKVPTAHRQLATMVCREHLNVHRFDDLRATTVHDLLQRCDGFRQPARIEQLALACEADKRGRLGLESEPYPPREGLMRALEAARAVRADAVARDGLEGPALGEALRRARIDVIAEATGKKR
- a CDS encoding PH domain-containing protein, which produces MGLLDTLMGHAGEKDIADLHDEFGPLLAPGEALQRAFGFVRDLIVFTDRRMIIVDKQGVTGKKTSYLSIPYRAIVMYSVETAGHFDLDSDLRIWVSSQAEPITRALGRGPGARDIIAILAQATR
- a CDS encoding lytic transglycosylase domain-containing protein, encoding MRRLRPLPLSSLLVLAFAAALPACAQMPPPDAKAAGPATPIAPTAAVASAARPDPQLARVREALAAAEAGTFDAAAYADLARHPLYGWIEYAALRRDLASLDRARADSFLQRYGGQAVGEAFRAQWIAEATRRQDWAAVDAAWKPTLKDVGLRCSGLQAKAALGRTDAQWTQQAQTIWREASESLPSQCDPVFAALDARGGLTPALRWERLEKAAEAWQPAVMRTAARGLPADEAALGNDYASFVEALNDRALSWPKTDRSRRIASYGLARYAKSVPRDAQAQLDKFGPALGFTDVERGRVLYQAALWTASSYEPESAQRLAAVPASAYDDRLREWRAREAMARSDWAGALAAIRTMPSPQRDDSRWQYFEARLSELQGDRDGAQRLYRAAASKPEFHGFLAADRLGQAYTLCPWIPGDSPSVRASVAADPALQRSLALWDIDRAGWATAEWNDALTRFDATRRITAIELAQQHGWFDRAVFSLGKENPEELRLYTLRFPIHHEATIRREAQKNGLDAAWVAAEIRAESVFNPKARSGANAIGLMQLIPSTGAATAARIGVPWTGESSLYDPDTSIILGTAYLRQLLDGYGEGRPYYTLAGYNAGPAPLARWKSQRPGMDPDFWIETITYKETRDYVARVLAFSVLYDWRMTGGALRVSDRLRGNFGGQRTSFSCPLATTPATPQPMPPKSRRS
- a CDS encoding sulfite exporter TauE/SafE family protein; this encodes MGPTIATLSESSVRTGFTTHNWRCVARFGTLRALHTEYAMPLEWLLFLALGVVAGVLAGLLGVGGGLVLVASLAWLLPQLGIPEQFAMQAALASSLASIVLTAAASARAHARRGAVLWPTAAWMVPGLLLGGALGSGIAVQIPGDVLRAGVAVYCLLAAAQLTFAKSRAVASDVVPRGPLMTVAGAVIGMVSALVGIGGGSMTVPLLVARGVAPVRAVGTSSACGVAIGLGSALGYMLHRPPGGLAEYAVGYVYLPAALGVAAASVLAAPWGTRLAHRISGPQLKRVFALFLVAVAASLVVTR